The genome window GTTCCCGGTGACCTTCTGTCACCTGTGtttttttgttgggttttttccACTCTCCCACAACCGAAAACaatgtctgcagggagactttttcTTGTTAACCTTTCATGCGCATCATGATGAATTCTTTATacaaacgggaagatatggacatcctatcagtcgtcatcacaatgagagcagacattgtacagtaagcttccactttattatgtactgtatgtagtttgtatttcttgtttagcacttagcaatactgctacatgatgcttagtgtttcactaaagctggatctgtttagcagagcttctaaaacttgtagatcacccTCCTTCAAatcaggatcaacaatataagttTGTGGATCATAgtgtttcccaaagtaatcgttgttggctcttacAAAGTCTGCATGGTTTGCACTGTTGTTGGTGATAAAGGGATCtcccagtttgcacgtcctttctaaacaaactaaatatagacgcaaaacagcTCCCGCAGTTAAGTTTTGGCCTTGCACAGTGTGtgctaaataaatatgtttttaattgtcTCCTTCCATTATTGTGGCCATTCTGATGATtagcatatatttttatttttgtatttttactttgCACGCATtaactggttatcatttggaatggggaccaagtttttgatcatgacttgtggggaccaccctttctacaggttgtggaggcataaaaataaTGAGGTAAAATGCCcattgcccagttagctcatatacgtctttaaatctctggattgatgaagtaatgtgctgatcattcttactggggaccctggggaaaaaagagttaatatggttcatggggaccaaatttaaataattttgcataattcacacaaatttgtacgtgactactgaggaccatttaaaaaaagaaagaaagttgaaatgaaatatgacatgatcctcagaatacagcactacaacTGTCcttttataggaagtttcaccacttaaatgttaaagcaaatcctgcctcttctgtgacattactgaaaactgctatttagcagtaatgaagttgtaccagctacagcccgatgagggggctgctgtgcaaatgtctcacactcaaactaaccagtaaacatgttttatgggccaaagcttaaaaatcacttaagcatcttcagaatggatctgactatcatttaaaaatgtttccctttaggggacctgtttttttgtccccataccgtcagaggtcccctaaaggtgactgtgtaaacagagcgatgtccccattaagtaagcattgccagaacacacacacacacacacacacacacacacacacacacacacacacacacacacacacacacacacacacacacacacacacacacacacacacacacacacacacacacgcacacacacgcacacacacgcacacacacacacaccaaagagaaaaaagaacaatatacaatgtaaagtAAAAACGTGCAGGAGAGGTTAAGAATACCGTAAGGTCTTATAAAGATATTCTAATTATTGAAGACAAACACTCTAAATGGATTACGCTCCTTATTTTGTTCACTTTGGAGACACAATCCTCTGAGCACAAGCTTAGTAAATCAGCTTTGCTTGTGCTATCaaatttgcacatgttttaatacatgcaaacctttactgTCGTAGATCAGGCCCATAGTATTTAGTACATTGCCATTTCCAACTTGATTGATGCTCTACCATTGTTTAATTTGAAAACTTCCatttgaaaaattatattttatagtGATTCTTTCTCAGTGTCTGGATTCTAGATTTGTTTTTTAGATATCTGACCTGTCTGGCTGAGCTGCGAAGTACTCCGACTGCGCCTCGATGGCAGGATGGCAACAACACGTTGGCTGAGGCTCGAGCGCCGGTTTTTGATCCCGTTTCCTAAGCTCCCGAGGGCGGTGTCGGATTGGCTGCCATCTGCATGCTCCATGCCGTAGATCTCGCCACTCACACTGGTGCTCTTCATCATGTGGCGACCCGTCACACGCATGGCTCGACTGATCAATCATTTTCAGAAAATCAATGAACGTTATTTCATATCAGTCAAATATTGATCCAGTCACTTCCTGAAGTCAGTGAGTCATATTTGTTGTTTGAATACAATATATGTACCTGAAGCGTCCTCGGGGTCTCTCTGACTGGATGGACATGTAGCTGGTGCTACTAATGCGAGAGGCACTGCTGGTTCGAGAGATGGCTGACACGTCGCTGACATCACTATCTGAGGACTTATGGGAAGCATTCTCGCTGCTCGTCCTGTGGTCCTTGTAGAGCTGCAGGAAACGAGCGTCATACAAACGATCTTTATTAAAGATTAGTAGAGTGCAAAATAACACACTTTATCAGAGCTTATGCCTctgcaaatgttttaaaatttgtCAACTGAACAAGTGCAAGGTAGAATGAAAGTTTGTTTCCTGGGTAACGCAAGGTGTATCTCTCCAACCGCCGCAGCGTTTCTAAAAAGATGGGTCGCCGCAAGTCTAAGCGAAAGCCGCCTACTAAAAATAAGATGACTGGGAGTCTGGATTCTCACTTTACGTGTCCCTTCTGTAGCCACGAGAAGTCATGTGACGTCAATATGGATAGAAGCAGAAATACTGGAATAGTATCGTGTTCAGTCTGTTTGGAGGAGTTCCAGACGCCAATAACATACCTGTCAGAGCCAGTTGATGTGTACAGCGATTGGATAGATGCTTGTGAATCAGCCAATCAATAGCCCTGAAGGACCTAGACTTGTGTCCAGACTGGAGGAGGTTGGGACTTTTTTTCCTTTGTTTTTAAATGAAGGTATAATCACTGGTATGTGGACCGAAGGAGACTTTAGCCCAACACTTTAAATAAGACCCCAGTGTTTTCCTTTCTTGCAGTGTTACCAATCTTCTTTTTTAACCATCTGTCctcaaatgtttttctttaattttatttatttatttaaagaaaaGTCTCGGTTTATATCATGAAACAGGTGTGGAGAAATGACTTGAATGCTGCACTCTGACCATTTTATTAGATACAGCTGCACAAGTGTACCTAATAAGGAGACCTATGAGTAAAACGTgtcaaaataaattatatacacaaaaaaaaaagaaaaaaaaagaagaaaaattgtCAACTGCAACATTCTATGAGGGTCATGTACTTCATTCATAGtacatgttttaaaatgttgcaaTGGGTGCCTTGACAGCTGCAAACTTTGATTTTACAAGCTAAGCTTataatttatattgtttttataatgttttCATTCATCCTCAAATTGTGTTTTCATACAAACTAATAACTTCCACTAATGAGAGTGGTCCAATCGGGATTTGAAACTGACCTCTCGTTTGCTCTTGAGGGCTCTATCGAGGTCCTGCTGGCTGGAAGTATTGGCAGCTGACATCCGGTTGGAATGAACCCTCATCTGGAGTTGACGGACTCGCTCCTCTGCTACCAGGGCTAGACAAACACAGAAAGAAAGCACATTTTCTAATACGGACTTCAGAGAAACTTTTTTCATGTATCACTAAGATAATCAAATGTAGTGGCCAGTGATAGTATCAACTGAGGATTACTGCAGTAAACCAAAGAATGAATATGTCCAAGTGCTTTAGATGTAgttaattgattttaattattgtcCATTCTATCAATTCAATGCCCATTAGATCCCCAGAAAATAAAATGTGTAATAAATGCACTAagaaaaaatattgtaaaatatttatttattcagcaAAGTGCACATTAATCTAATTGGGTATTTttaattaatacaatttaaaagattaatttgaATTATTTTGGATGCTGGACAAATAGCAGCTTCCATCATTAAACTATAATCATTTAAATCCCTCAAATGTTACATTTATTACAAAGTATTTATATTCCTTATTATCCCAACTATACTTAAATTTTGctttctttaaaaataaatacatattttgttCAAATTCACACTTAGTCATGGTTGGTTTTCATTCAGTCCAGTTACTCAGACCCCATCTGAAGAATTTGGAATattccacaagtcacatggtccaaGTTGCATATCAGGGTCAGCAAGgcattctctgctggcctaacataaccagaaatcatgatcataattaaagataaaagtcatttctcatttactttccctaaatatgtaaaagtattcatattctcttcatgtcatattatgctccttccagtgctgttgtttttaggttagagtttttatccaatcaaaattcagctagcttatgttgccatgctgtaccaaatctgccagacgccttcagaatcaacaatgcgggagtgtgtgcactgtaagtgaacggggacatacaggtgatagataattgcgatagccaatcagatcacaagttgttgttagTAAGGCCCTCTAGCTGGCTTcacattgaacgtgacatttacacgtcctgtgattggatactcactggtttgagccgcGGCGGTGCTATGGAGTTAAGCAGACCGAGACCGTTAGCggttgaatttgagaacacatagagttgatagacagttgcaatagccaatcagatcaatagttgttgacagtagcctatctaggtagcctgatgttaacgagactgtgattggatactcacttgtcattccaaagtgagtatccaagaTGCAATTTCAATCTACTAAAGCAGGAAGTGATACtcatttttttaacccacaaagaaggagaacaaaacgttggttaggtggcagatatactgtatatttgcaaggccatttttaagaaggatatttaaagagaaactacatattGAGAgatgatgtcggccaaccccggaagataGCTCAGCTGttccggcgatgaaatggggaaatgcccgccacatccactcgaatcaaccaaccacgagcggtaccactggcttatatggTGTCGAATGGGTtcaacaaattgtgagttcaaatattttatttctttatttttttcacatttaatatgttttttgcaattaaaattttgacagtaccacataagatgttttaattgctgatgcgggtttattgatttttatatgcgccagaaaataacctgttttgtacactgttgaggtctttcaatgcgcagtagtgcgtaaatgtgtttctgtatagtatttctccagcaatggtcatgtggtgacataaatgatggtattttgagaggtaatcattgaagtcggacatcactgaaggcctatgtGGGAAATGCAGGCCATGTAAGGTCAAAAGTATGTTAACGTGTTAATTTTGTTTATTTGATGATAAtctaaagcagcactaagtagcttttcaaccttcataaaatattttcataacttttgggattatACATGGATTTACAACTAATTGAATGACATCTTTGTCATGGCCAGATAGGGTCTGTATCGCTTTCACTGGCACTaagcaactttgaggagggtggaaGAAACCCTCAacacaaaaaaactacaaatgtgcggacTACTTTACGGCATGCGTCACTCCCCTTTTTCCCATT of Entelurus aequoreus isolate RoL-2023_Sb linkage group LG09, RoL_Eaeq_v1.1, whole genome shotgun sequence contains these proteins:
- the LOC133657485 gene encoding transcription elongation factor 1 homolog, producing the protein MGRRKSKRKPPTKNKMTGSLDSHFTCPFCSHEKSCDVNMDRSRNTGIVSCSVCLEEFQTPITYLSEPVDVYSDWIDACESANQ